The Thioalkalivibrio sulfidiphilus HL-EbGr7 genome includes a window with the following:
- a CDS encoding calcium/sodium antiporter, which yields MLTSLSAIILGFAVLIWSADRFIYGAAALSRNLGISPLIIGLTIVGFGTSAPEMLVSAFAAAQGNPGLAIGNAVGSNIANIALILGVTALVTPLVVGSRILRREMPVLLLVMVFAGLLLLNGHLERLDGALLLLGLVIVLAWIVYDGLRSRTDVSDPMGAEFDAEIPNEVPTTRALIWLALGLVLLLISARILVWGAVNVAEALGVSDLIIGLTIIAIGTSLPELAASVVSARRGEPDIAIGNVIGSNMFNLLGVLALPGLIHPAAVPGDVLTRDFPVMLGLTLLFLVMAFGLRGRAGRIGRPGGLLLVACFVGYLVWLGYSM from the coding sequence ATGCTCACTTCCCTGTCCGCCATCATCCTGGGCTTTGCCGTACTCATCTGGAGCGCGGACCGCTTCATCTACGGGGCGGCGGCGCTGTCGCGCAACCTGGGCATCTCGCCACTGATCATCGGCCTCACCATCGTCGGTTTCGGCACCTCGGCGCCCGAGATGCTGGTGTCCGCCTTTGCCGCCGCCCAGGGCAATCCGGGCCTGGCCATCGGCAACGCGGTAGGCTCCAACATCGCCAACATTGCCCTGATCCTCGGGGTCACGGCCCTGGTCACACCCCTGGTGGTGGGCTCGCGCATCCTGCGCCGGGAGATGCCCGTGCTGCTGCTGGTCATGGTGTTTGCCGGTCTGCTGCTGCTGAACGGCCACCTGGAGCGGCTGGACGGTGCCCTGCTGCTGCTGGGGCTGGTCATTGTGCTGGCCTGGATCGTCTACGACGGTCTGCGCAGCCGAACCGATGTCTCGGATCCCATGGGCGCCGAATTCGACGCGGAGATTCCCAACGAGGTACCCACCACGCGCGCCCTGATCTGGCTGGCGCTTGGACTGGTGCTGCTCCTGATCAGCGCCCGGATCCTTGTCTGGGGTGCAGTGAACGTGGCCGAGGCCCTGGGGGTCAGCGACCTGATCATCGGTCTGACCATCATCGCCATCGGCACCAGCCTGCCGGAACTGGCCGCCTCGGTCGTCAGTGCCCGGCGTGGCGAACCGGACATTGCCATCGGTAACGTGATCGGCTCCAACATGTTCAATCTGCTGGGTGTACTGGCCCTCCCGGGTCTGATTCATCCCGCCGCGGTGCCCGGCGACGTGCTCACCCGGGATTTCCCCGTCATGCTGGGTCTGACCCTGCTGTTCCTGGTCATGGCCTTCGGCCTGCGGGGCCGGGCCGGGCGCATCGGCCGTCCCGGCGGCCTGCTGCTGGTGGCCTGCTTTGTGGGCTATCTGGTCTGGTTGGGATACAGTATGTAG
- a CDS encoding NAD-dependent epimerase/dehydratase family protein translates to MNVLLTGAAGRLARVVIPRLLADPRIHRIYGVDLNPIPLEHERLTGIQADIRDAQCLELLERCDVLIHMAFVLMGGGLGRARHDRATVRSLNVSGSQLLMEAAVEAGVERIVFVSSAAVYGTWPDLPDPVPEHQPLRPLPGFAYGEDKAAVETWLDGLEASHPYLHLIRLRPHAILGPNAHPMLNRLLHQPLVPALAKPLPRTQCVWEDDVAEAIYLSLHSAARGAFNLAADPPMSLREMIRLNRGFTLPLPLSLLSGLHRLAWRLTPAVGEPGWVTGLRHSLVLDTRRAWDELGWQARRDTASCAAQKHEGSRMKAE, encoded by the coding sequence GTGAACGTACTGCTTACCGGCGCCGCCGGGCGTCTGGCCCGGGTCGTGATCCCCCGACTGCTTGCGGACCCGCGCATCCACCGCATCTACGGGGTGGACCTCAACCCGATCCCCCTGGAACACGAACGGCTGACCGGCATACAGGCGGACATCCGGGATGCCCAGTGCCTGGAGTTGCTGGAGCGCTGTGATGTGCTGATTCACATGGCCTTCGTGCTCATGGGGGGCGGCCTGGGTCGCGCGCGCCATGACCGGGCCACGGTACGATCCCTGAACGTGTCGGGCAGCCAGCTGCTCATGGAGGCGGCGGTGGAGGCAGGGGTGGAACGCATCGTGTTCGTTTCCAGCGCCGCCGTCTACGGTACCTGGCCGGACCTGCCTGATCCCGTGCCCGAGCACCAGCCCCTGCGCCCCCTGCCCGGTTTCGCCTATGGCGAGGACAAGGCGGCGGTGGAGACCTGGCTGGACGGCCTTGAGGCCTCGCATCCCTATCTGCACCTGATCCGGCTGAGGCCCCACGCCATCCTGGGGCCCAATGCCCATCCCATGCTCAATCGCCTGCTGCACCAGCCCCTGGTTCCGGCCCTGGCCAAGCCCCTGCCCCGCACCCAGTGTGTCTGGGAAGACGATGTGGCAGAGGCCATCTACCTGAGCCTTCACAGCGCCGCCCGAGGCGCCTTCAACCTGGCGGCCGATCCGCCCATGAGCCTGCGGGAGATGATTCGTCTGAACCGGGGCTTCACCCTGCCCCTGCCCCTGAGCCTGCTCTCCGGCCTGCATCGACTGGCCTGGCGGCTGACACCCGCCGTGGGCGAACCGGGCTGGGTGACCGGCCTGCGCCACAGCCTGGTGCTGGACACCCGCCGCGCCTGGGATGAACTGGGATGGCAGGCACGTCGGGACACGGCGAGCTGCGCGGCGCAGAAGCATGAAGGCTCAAGGATGAAGGCGGAATAA
- a CDS encoding LLM class flavin-dependent oxidoreductase: MKCDLFYELSVPPFAQRTEAQVFTDTLDELALADTLDFATAWVVEHHFMPEYSHSSAPEMFLAAATQRTNRLRLGHAIVPLPYHHPVRVAERLATLDILSGGRAEFGFGRGFSPAEYATFNVDMADSRSLTEEALAVVRQSFQAGPLSFQGRHFNYDTLDLVPRVLQRPHPPLWSAAVSPESFELAARLGVGALVGPFKPWFMVREDIRHYREAWRTHQGENPPAPGQNNRVAMTVGILCLEDGARARREAKEPFEWFYRRLLGQTRPVLEKLYDSYEYYRRMGRFRGLMDHAINLKLLDTLGMAVVGDPEHCTKRLLALKEAGVDHVLCAFGAGAMETGTVRESMELFSREVLPRVAGSDPEP; the protein is encoded by the coding sequence ATGAAATGCGATCTGTTCTACGAGCTGTCCGTGCCTCCGTTCGCCCAGCGAACGGAGGCACAGGTATTCACCGACACCCTGGATGAGCTGGCCCTGGCGGACACCCTGGACTTTGCCACCGCCTGGGTGGTGGAACACCACTTCATGCCCGAATACTCCCACAGCAGCGCCCCGGAGATGTTCCTGGCGGCAGCCACCCAGCGCACCAACAGACTGCGCCTGGGTCACGCCATCGTACCCCTGCCCTATCACCACCCGGTCAGGGTGGCCGAACGCCTGGCCACCCTGGACATCCTCTCCGGAGGACGGGCCGAGTTCGGCTTTGGGCGGGGGTTCTCGCCGGCAGAATACGCAACCTTCAACGTGGACATGGCCGACAGCCGAAGCCTCACCGAGGAGGCCCTGGCGGTGGTGCGCCAGAGTTTCCAGGCCGGCCCGCTGAGTTTCCAGGGCAGGCATTTCAACTACGACACACTGGACCTGGTCCCCCGGGTACTGCAGCGCCCCCACCCGCCCCTGTGGAGCGCGGCGGTCAGCCCGGAGAGCTTTGAACTGGCCGCCCGTCTGGGTGTGGGCGCCCTGGTGGGGCCCTTCAAACCCTGGTTCATGGTGCGCGAGGACATCCGCCACTACCGCGAGGCCTGGCGCACACACCAGGGCGAGAACCCCCCGGCCCCCGGACAGAACAACCGGGTGGCCATGACCGTGGGCATCCTGTGTCTGGAGGACGGCGCCCGCGCCCGGCGCGAGGCCAAGGAACCCTTCGAGTGGTTCTACCGGCGCCTGCTGGGACAGACCCGGCCGGTGCTGGAGAAACTCTACGACAGCTACGAGTACTACCGGCGCATGGGGCGGTTCCGTGGTCTCATGGACCACGCCATCAACCTCAAATTGCTGGACACCCTGGGCATGGCCGTGGTGGGCGATCCGGAACACTGCACCAAACGCCTGCTGGCCCTGAAAGAGGCCGGTGTGGACCATGTGCTGTGCGCCTTTGGCGCCGGCGCCATGGAGACCGGGACCGTGCGCGAGTCCATGGAACTGTTCTCCCGCGAAGTCCTGCCCCGGGTCGCTGGCAGCGACCCGGAACCCTGA
- a CDS encoding integrase core domain-containing protein gives MPWRDLRPMDEKILFIGDHLRGLYSHSELCEHYGISRKTGYKWLGRYRAQQLEGLQERSRRPLCSPEATPYTVRKAIIELRLRGRDAPGAKKLQALLAERFPSEKVPSKSTIYNILKAEGLTEPRRRRRRVSPYPQPFGPVHEPNELWSADYKGQFRLGNGQWCYPLTVMDHHSRYLLGCRGEQATDTASARRYFRHLFQEHGLPKRIRTDNGVPFASTCAAGLSRLSIWWIRLGIVPERIEAGKPQQNGRHERMHRTLKRAATRPASASLRGQQRRFDQFQDQYNQQRPHEALGQEVPASHYRDSPRAYPERLPDLLYPGHIQVKVVSHSGVIYVHGGQIYLSHLLESERVGLEEIDDGVWEVHFGPVRLGAVDLRNKQGGKTPYWTLRL, from the coding sequence ATGCCTTGGAGAGACCTAAGACCGATGGATGAGAAGATCCTGTTTATTGGCGATCACTTGCGCGGTTTGTACAGCCACAGCGAGCTGTGTGAGCACTACGGCATCAGCCGCAAGACCGGCTACAAGTGGCTGGGCCGCTACCGGGCGCAGCAGCTTGAGGGGCTTCAAGAGCGCAGCCGTCGCCCCTTGTGCAGTCCTGAAGCCACTCCTTACACCGTGCGCAAGGCCATCATCGAGCTACGGCTGCGGGGCCGTGATGCGCCAGGAGCCAAGAAGCTCCAAGCCCTGCTGGCGGAGCGTTTCCCCAGCGAGAAGGTGCCGTCAAAGAGCACCATCTACAACATTCTCAAGGCCGAAGGCCTGACCGAGCCCCGCAGGCGACGCCGGCGAGTCAGTCCCTACCCCCAGCCGTTTGGCCCGGTCCATGAGCCCAACGAGCTCTGGAGCGCTGACTACAAGGGCCAGTTTCGCCTAGGTAACGGTCAGTGGTGTTATCCACTGACCGTGATGGATCACCACAGCCGCTATCTGCTGGGCTGCAGGGGCGAGCAGGCAACCGATACCGCCTCGGCCAGGCGCTATTTCAGGCATCTGTTCCAAGAACATGGCCTCCCCAAACGGATCCGTACCGACAATGGCGTGCCCTTTGCCAGCACCTGTGCGGCAGGGTTGAGTCGTCTGTCGATCTGGTGGATTCGACTGGGTATCGTCCCTGAGCGTATCGAGGCGGGCAAGCCGCAGCAGAATGGGCGTCACGAGCGCATGCACCGCACCCTCAAGCGAGCCGCCACCCGTCCGGCGAGCGCCAGCCTCAGGGGGCAGCAGCGCCGCTTTGACCAGTTTCAGGATCAATACAACCAGCAACGTCCCCATGAAGCCCTGGGCCAGGAGGTGCCTGCGAGCCACTACCGCGACTCACCCCGCGCCTATCCCGAGCGCCTGCCGGATCTACTCTACCCGGGGCATATCCAGGTCAAGGTGGTGAGCCACAGCGGCGTGATCTATGTCCACGGTGGGCAAATCTACCTCTCGCATCTGCTTGAAAGTGAAAGGGTGGGCCTGGAGGAGATCGATGATGGGGTCTGGGAGGTCCACTTTGGTCCTGTGCGCCTGGGGGCAGTGGATCTGCGCAACAAACAAGGCGGCAAAACGCCTTATTGGACGCTGAGACTGTAA
- a CDS encoding ABC transporter ATP-binding protein has protein sequence MEIRDLHFSRGGRPVFRGLNVSIPRGSITAIMGPSGTGKTTLLKLIGGQLRPDRGQVLVDGIDVHRQGLSDLYQLRRRMGMLFQSGALLTDLSVFENVAFPLREHYALPEPLLRTLVLMKLESVGLRGARDLMPSELSGGMARRVALARAIALDPMMIMYDEPFTGLDPITMGVIVSLIKRLNDALGLTSILVSHDVQETSSIADQLFLISDGVVVDSGTPEALGRTTSEWSRQFLEGLPDGPVPFHYPAPDYLADLTEAR, from the coding sequence TTGGAAATCCGGGATCTGCATTTCTCCCGGGGCGGCCGCCCCGTGTTTCGCGGTCTGAATGTGAGCATCCCACGGGGCAGTATTACCGCCATCATGGGCCCCAGCGGTACGGGCAAGACCACCCTGCTCAAACTCATCGGTGGCCAGTTGCGCCCGGATCGAGGCCAGGTCCTGGTGGACGGCATCGATGTGCATCGCCAGGGGCTCTCGGATCTTTACCAGCTGCGCCGACGCATGGGCATGCTATTCCAGAGTGGCGCGCTGCTGACGGATCTGAGCGTGTTCGAGAACGTGGCCTTCCCGCTGCGGGAACACTACGCCCTGCCGGAGCCCCTGTTGCGCACCTTGGTGTTGATGAAGCTGGAGTCCGTAGGTCTGCGTGGCGCCCGGGACCTGATGCCCAGCGAGCTCTCCGGTGGCATGGCGCGCCGCGTGGCCCTGGCCCGGGCCATCGCCCTGGATCCCATGATGATCATGTATGACGAACCCTTCACGGGGCTCGACCCCATCACCATGGGCGTGATTGTCTCCCTGATCAAACGCCTCAACGACGCCCTGGGCCTGACCAGCATCCTGGTCTCTCACGACGTGCAGGAGACCAGCTCCATCGCCGATCAGCTGTTTTTGATCTCCGATGGGGTGGTGGTGGATTCCGGCACCCCCGAGGCCTTGGGGCGTACCACCTCGGAATGGTCCCGGCAGTTCCTCGAGGGCCTGCCGGACGGGCCTGTGCCGTTCCACTACCCGGCGCCGGATTATCTGGCCGACCTGACGGAGGCGCGCTGA
- the mlaE gene encoding lipid asymmetry maintenance ABC transporter permease subunit MlaE — MLGGLQKLGHWGLGVLERLGRGHLFLLRVLMSLGTAVTRPRLVIKELYSVGVLSLLIIAVSGLFVGMVLGYQGYITLVNFGAEEALGSVVALSLVRELGPVITALLFAGRAGSALSAEIGLMKTTEQLSGMEMMAVDPVKRVILPRFVAAFISLPLLAAIFSAVAVMGGYFIGVGLLGVDGGSYWSQMQANVDFYEDVMNGIIKSLVFGFVVAWIAVFEGYDTVPTSEGVSRATTRTVVHSALAVLALDFILTGLMFGDI; from the coding sequence ATGCTGGGCGGCCTGCAGAAGCTGGGTCATTGGGGCCTGGGGGTGCTGGAACGCCTGGGACGGGGGCACCTGTTCCTGTTGCGCGTGCTCATGTCCCTGGGCACGGCGGTCACCCGTCCACGCCTGGTGATCAAGGAACTGTATTCCGTGGGTGTCCTGTCCCTGTTGATCATCGCCGTCTCCGGCCTGTTCGTGGGCATGGTGCTGGGCTACCAGGGCTACATCACCCTGGTGAACTTCGGTGCCGAGGAGGCCCTGGGTTCCGTGGTGGCGCTGTCCCTGGTGCGCGAACTGGGGCCGGTGATCACGGCCCTTTTGTTCGCCGGGCGGGCCGGTTCCGCGCTCAGCGCCGAGATCGGCCTGATGAAGACCACAGAACAACTCTCCGGCATGGAGATGATGGCCGTGGACCCGGTCAAGCGGGTGATCCTGCCGCGTTTCGTGGCGGCCTTTATCTCCCTGCCCCTGCTGGCGGCCATCTTCAGCGCCGTGGCAGTGATGGGCGGCTATTTCATCGGCGTGGGGCTGCTGGGTGTGGACGGCGGTTCATACTGGTCCCAGATGCAGGCCAACGTGGATTTTTACGAGGACGTGATGAACGGCATCATCAAGAGCCTCGTGTTCGGTTTCGTAGTGGCCTGGATCGCCGTGTTCGAGGGTTATGACACCGTGCCCACCTCGGAAGGCGTCAGCCGTGCCACCACCCGCACCGTGGTGCATTCGGCGCTGGCAGTACTGGCACTGGACTTCATTCTCACCGGCCTGATGTTCGGTGATATCTGA
- the mlaD gene encoding outer membrane lipid asymmetry maintenance protein MlaD, producing the protein MTTRTIEITVGIFVALGVAALFMLAMQVSNISEYRNSDGYTVSAYFTNIGGLKVRAPVTVSGVRVGRVTAIRYDPERYQARVEITIGADHDYLPTDTQASIYTAGLLGEQYIALEPGGEDEVLAQGGEIHYTQSAFVLEQIIGRIMVNMTTN; encoded by the coding sequence ATGACGACCCGTACCATCGAGATCACCGTGGGCATATTCGTTGCCCTGGGCGTGGCGGCCCTGTTCATGCTGGCCATGCAGGTGAGCAATATTTCCGAGTACCGCAACAGTGACGGTTACACCGTCAGCGCGTACTTCACCAATATCGGCGGACTCAAGGTGCGTGCCCCGGTGACCGTCTCCGGTGTGCGCGTGGGCCGGGTCACGGCCATCCGCTACGACCCCGAGCGCTACCAGGCCCGGGTGGAAATCACCATCGGCGCCGATCATGACTACCTGCCAACCGACACCCAGGCCAGCATCTACACCGCGGGCCTGCTGGGCGAGCAGTACATCGCCCTGGAACCCGGCGGCGAGGACGAGGTCCTTGCTCAGGGAGGTGAGATCCATTACACCCAGTCCGCCTTCGTGCTGGAGCAGATCATCGGCCGTATCATGGTCAACATGACCACCAACTGA
- a CDS encoding MlaC/ttg2D family ABC transporter substrate-binding protein, with product MDKLKSAFNYPVVLLLALALGWTSTLWASPGDPAREVGESANRVLEMLRENSERLKNDETFVFSLVEQEILPSVDFQGMSRLILARHWRTASPEQRERFVEAFTNTMVRAYAGQLAEHADKRIIVNERRSRVDGERATVATEIVVGQGRPNVPVTYSLRIVDDRWKAYDLTVEGLSLVTNFRTNFNNEIERGGLENLIQRLEQGDRDLVRQAVEQ from the coding sequence ATGGATAAGCTGAAATCCGCGTTCAACTACCCCGTCGTCCTGCTGCTGGCCCTGGCCCTTGGCTGGACCTCGACCCTCTGGGCGTCTCCCGGTGATCCGGCCAGGGAGGTGGGCGAGTCCGCCAACCGTGTGCTGGAGATGCTGCGCGAGAACAGCGAGCGTCTGAAGAACGACGAGACCTTCGTATTCAGCCTGGTGGAACAAGAGATCCTGCCGTCGGTGGATTTTCAGGGCATGTCGCGACTGATCCTGGCACGTCACTGGCGCACCGCCAGCCCGGAGCAGCGGGAGCGTTTCGTGGAGGCCTTCACCAACACCATGGTGCGGGCCTATGCCGGACAGCTGGCCGAGCATGCCGACAAGCGCATCATCGTCAACGAGCGCCGCAGCCGGGTGGACGGCGAGCGGGCCACCGTGGCCACCGAGATCGTGGTGGGCCAGGGGCGTCCCAACGTGCCGGTCACCTACAGCCTGCGTATCGTGGATGATCGCTGGAAGGCCTATGACCTGACCGTGGAAGGCCTGAGCCTGGTGACCAATTTTCGCACCAACTTCAACAACGAGATCGAGCGCGGTGGACTGGAGAACCTGATCCAGCGGCTGGAGCAGGGTGACCGGGACCTGGTCAGGCAGGCGGTGGAGCAGTGA
- a CDS encoding STAS domain-containing protein produces MSQDAGFESEGDTLRLHGGLDLATVAGLWSSSQRLFESTQPPARVDVSAVDRVDSAGVALLVQWVGMARARGVALRVEGMSPAMGDLIALADLEPLLPVVDDQTARQRENP; encoded by the coding sequence GTGAGCCAGGACGCCGGTTTCGAATCCGAGGGCGATACGCTGCGGCTGCACGGCGGACTGGATCTCGCCACCGTGGCGGGCCTCTGGTCAAGCAGCCAGCGCTTGTTTGAGTCCACCCAACCCCCTGCCCGGGTGGACGTCTCGGCGGTAGACCGGGTGGACAGCGCCGGGGTGGCCCTGCTGGTTCAGTGGGTGGGCATGGCCCGGGCCCGTGGTGTGGCGCTGCGGGTGGAGGGCATGAGCCCCGCCATGGGGGATCTGATTGCCCTGGCGGATCTCGAGCCCCTGCTGCCCGTGGTAGATGACCAGACTGCCAGGCAGCGGGAAAATCCGTGA
- the murA gene encoding UDP-N-acetylglucosamine 1-carboxyvinyltransferase: MDKLIIRGGRPLNGDVRISGAKNAVLPILASTLLADSPMTIGNVPHLQDVTTTMELLGRMGASLTVDERMHIEVDPTTTHDFVAPYELVKTMRASILVLGPMLARFGQAEVSMPGGCAIGSRPVNLHVDGLAAMGADISIDSGYIRARADRLKGARIVMDIVSVTGTENLMMAAALARGTTVIENAAREPEVVDLANCINTMGGQISGAGTDTIVIDGVETLHGCHYDVLPDRIETGTFLVAGAITGGKVRLRNTAPATLDAVLAKLEEAGAQMNIGEDWIELDMVGRRPRSVGLRTAPYPAFPTDMQAQFMALNSVAEGTAAIVETVFENRFMHALELQRMGADIRVEGNTALVRGVPKLTGAPVMATDLRASASLILAGLVAEGETLVDRIYHIDRGYECIEEKLSQLGASIRRVPG; the protein is encoded by the coding sequence ATGGACAAGTTGATCATTCGTGGCGGGCGTCCCCTGAACGGCGACGTGCGTATCTCCGGCGCCAAGAACGCCGTGCTGCCCATCCTGGCATCCACCCTGCTCGCGGACAGCCCGATGACCATCGGCAACGTGCCGCATCTGCAGGACGTGACCACCACCATGGAGTTGCTGGGGCGCATGGGTGCTTCGCTCACCGTGGACGAGCGCATGCATATCGAGGTGGACCCCACCACCACCCATGACTTCGTCGCCCCCTATGAGCTGGTGAAGACCATGCGCGCCTCCATCCTGGTGCTGGGGCCCATGCTGGCCCGTTTCGGCCAGGCGGAGGTCTCCATGCCCGGTGGCTGCGCCATTGGTTCCCGGCCGGTGAATCTGCACGTGGACGGACTGGCCGCCATGGGCGCCGACATCAGTATCGACAGCGGCTACATTCGTGCCCGCGCTGACCGGCTCAAGGGGGCGCGCATCGTCATGGACATCGTGTCGGTCACCGGCACGGAGAACCTGATGATGGCCGCGGCCCTGGCCCGGGGCACCACGGTGATCGAGAACGCCGCCCGGGAGCCCGAGGTGGTGGATCTGGCCAACTGTATCAACACCATGGGCGGGCAGATCTCCGGTGCCGGCACGGATACCATCGTCATCGACGGCGTGGAGACCCTGCACGGCTGCCACTACGACGTGCTGCCGGATCGCATCGAGACCGGCACCTTCCTGGTGGCCGGGGCCATCACCGGCGGCAAGGTGCGGCTTCGCAATACCGCGCCGGCGACACTGGATGCGGTGCTGGCCAAGCTGGAGGAGGCCGGTGCGCAGATGAACATCGGTGAGGACTGGATCGAGCTGGATATGGTCGGACGCCGGCCCCGGTCCGTGGGACTGCGTACCGCGCCTTATCCGGCCTTCCCCACGGATATGCAGGCCCAGTTCATGGCCCTGAACTCCGTGGCCGAAGGCACGGCGGCCATTGTCGAGACGGTGTTCGAAAATCGCTTCATGCATGCCCTGGAACTGCAGCGTATGGGTGCCGATATCCGGGTCGAAGGCAACACCGCCCTGGTGCGCGGCGTGCCCAAACTCACCGGCGCCCCGGTGATGGCCACCGACCTGCGCGCCTCGGCGAGCCTGATCCTGGCTGGTCTGGTGGCCGAAGGCGAGACCCTGGTGGACCGCATTTATCACATCGATCGTGGCTATGAGTGCATCGAGGAAAAACTTTCCCAGCTGGGCGCCAGCATCCGACGCGTGCCCGGTTAA
- the hisG gene encoding ATP phosphoribosyltransferase: MSNETLTIALSKGRIYKDTLPLLAAAGITPVDDPETSRKLILDTNQPDVKLVVIRASDVPTYVQYGAADLGVSGKDVLMEHGGEGIYEPLDLRIARCKLMVAGRPGATETPGRLRVATKFVNTTRHYYAGKGRQVEIIKLYGSMELAPIVGLADCIVDLVDTGNTLRANGLVPLEHIADISSRLVVNKASMKMKSARMKALIQHLGEAVDRAASAT, translated from the coding sequence ATGAGCAACGAGACCCTCACCATCGCCTTGTCGAAAGGACGCATCTACAAGGACACCCTGCCGCTGCTGGCCGCCGCCGGCATTACGCCGGTGGACGACCCCGAGACCAGTCGCAAGCTGATCCTCGACACCAACCAGCCGGATGTGAAGCTGGTGGTGATCCGTGCCTCCGATGTGCCCACCTACGTACAGTACGGCGCGGCGGATCTGGGGGTCTCCGGCAAGGACGTGCTCATGGAGCACGGCGGCGAAGGCATCTACGAGCCCCTGGACCTGCGCATCGCCCGCTGCAAGCTCATGGTGGCCGGTCGCCCCGGCGCCACCGAGACGCCAGGTCGCTTGCGCGTGGCCACCAAGTTTGTTAATACCACCAGACACTACTATGCCGGGAAGGGCCGGCAGGTTGAGATCATCAAGCTCTACGGCTCCATGGAGTTGGCGCCTATTGTGGGACTGGCCGACTGCATCGTGGATCTGGTGGATACCGGAAACACCCTGCGTGCCAACGGCCTCGTGCCCCTGGAACACATCGCCGACATCAGCTCCCGGCTGGTGGTTAACAAGGCGTCCATGAAGATGAAATCGGCCCGCATGAAGGCCCTGATCCAGCATCTCGGCGAGGCGGTCGATCGAGCCGCCTCCGCCACCTGA
- the hisD gene encoding histidinol dehydrogenase: MPAINRLSTSDADFRQRLDELLAWESVSDDAVFTTVRDILADVRRRGDAAVLEYTRRFDRREVTEAADLEIPLFRLEQALTAIPAEQRKALETAAARIRRYAERQKMDSWQYTEEDGTMLGQQVTPLDRAGLYVPGGKAAYPSSVLMNAIPAKVAGVEELIMVVPTPGGEVNELVLAAAAVAGVDRVFAVGGAQAVAALAYGTETIPAVDKIVGPGNIYVATAKRMVYGTVGIDMIAGPSEILVVCDGRTDPDWIAVDLFSQAEHDEDAQSILVSPDVQFLDRVEESMERLMAEMPRAQIIRTSLEGRGALIQVRDMDEAVEVANHIAPEHLELSVEDPEAVAARIRHAGAIFMGRYTAEALGDYCAGPNHVLPTSRTARFSSPLGVYDFQKRSSLIHCSAQGASTLGRTASTLARGEGLVAHARSAEYRIK; the protein is encoded by the coding sequence ATGCCCGCCATCAATCGCCTGAGCACCTCTGACGCCGATTTCCGCCAGCGCCTCGATGAGCTGCTGGCCTGGGAGAGCGTCTCCGACGACGCCGTGTTCACCACGGTGCGCGACATCCTGGCCGACGTGCGTCGCCGTGGCGATGCCGCCGTTCTCGAGTACACCCGCCGCTTCGACCGCCGCGAGGTGACCGAGGCCGCTGATCTCGAGATCCCGCTGTTCCGCCTGGAACAGGCCTTGACCGCCATCCCGGCGGAACAGCGCAAGGCCCTGGAGACCGCCGCCGCGCGCATCCGCCGCTATGCGGAGCGCCAGAAGATGGACTCCTGGCAGTACACCGAGGAAGACGGCACCATGCTGGGCCAGCAGGTGACCCCACTGGATCGCGCCGGACTGTACGTACCGGGCGGCAAGGCCGCCTATCCCTCCTCGGTGCTCATGAACGCCATCCCGGCCAAGGTGGCCGGGGTTGAAGAACTCATCATGGTGGTGCCCACGCCCGGCGGCGAGGTGAACGAGCTGGTGCTCGCCGCCGCCGCGGTCGCGGGCGTGGACCGGGTGTTTGCCGTGGGCGGCGCCCAGGCGGTGGCAGCGCTGGCCTACGGCACCGAGACCATCCCCGCGGTGGACAAGATCGTCGGCCCGGGCAACATCTACGTGGCCACCGCCAAGCGCATGGTCTACGGCACCGTGGGCATCGACATGATCGCCGGCCCGTCCGAGATCCTGGTGGTCTGCGACGGCAGGACCGACCCCGACTGGATCGCCGTGGACCTGTTCTCCCAGGCGGAACACGACGAGGACGCCCAGTCCATCCTGGTCTCGCCGGACGTGCAGTTCCTGGATCGCGTCGAGGAGAGCATGGAGCGCCTCATGGCCGAGATGCCCCGGGCACAGATCATCCGGACCTCGCTTGAGGGCCGGGGCGCCCTGATCCAGGTGAGGGACATGGACGAGGCGGTGGAGGTGGCCAACCACATCGCCCCTGAACACCTGGAGCTGTCCGTGGAGGACCCCGAGGCCGTGGCCGCGCGCATCCGCCACGCCGGCGCCATCTTCATGGGCCGCTACACCGCCGAGGCCCTGGGTGACTACTGCGCCGGGCCCAACCACGTGCTGCCCACCTCGCGCACGGCGCGTTTCTCCTCGCCCCTCGGCGTGTACGACTTCCAGAAGCGCTCCAGCCTGATCCACTGCTCGGCACAGGGCGCCTCCACCCTGGGGCGCACCGCCTCGACGCTCGCCCGGGGTGAGGGCCTGGTGGCCCACGCCCGTTCGGCGGAATACCGCATCAAGTGA